A portion of the Heptranchias perlo isolate sHepPer1 unplaced genomic scaffold, sHepPer1.hap1 HAP1_SCAFFOLD_64, whole genome shotgun sequence genome contains these proteins:
- the LOC137317968 gene encoding EEF1A lysine methyltransferase 3-like has protein sequence METQQEKKHFSSSDSKEDSNKLESSYQFCGHTLRITGDSSNNREIPAIIWGAGLVLCRFFEKENISFSGKKMIELGSGTGIVGILAILLGGDVTLTDKPEVLNQIELNVANNVPSSIIQRSKVSALSWGVNHDQFPTDYDIILGSDIVYKKREYHLLLKTLQHLSNQNTIIYICSRMRDIMGAMNFHEQLIPQHFNSEIVHSVPEKEINLYKVTKKVPGAY, from the exons ATGGAAACACAGCAGGAAAAGAAGCATTTCAGCAGCTCCGACTCCAAGGAGGACAGCAACAAACTCGAAAGTAGCTATCAGTTTTGCGGGCACACTTTGAGAATCACTGGGGACTCCAGCAATAACCGTGAGATACCAGCAATAATCTGGGGAGCT GGCCTCGTTCTATGCCGGTTCTTTGAGAAAGAGAATATCAGTTTTTCTGGGAAGAAGATGATTGAATTGGGGTCCGGCACTGGGATCGTGGGGATTCTTGCCATCCTACTGG GTGGAGATGTGACCTTGACCGACAAACCAGAAGTTCTGAATCAAATAGAACTAAACGTGGCCAACAATGTCCCCTCTTCAATTATCCAGCGGTCAAAAGTCTCTGCTCTCTCGTGGGGTGTAAACCATGATCAATTTCCAACAGACTACGACATCATCCTGGGATCCGATATCGTCTACAAGAAACGTGAATACCACTTACTGCTAAAGACCCTACAACATCTGAGCAACCAAAACACTATCATTTACATCTGCTCGAGGATGCGTGATATCATGGGAGCCATGAATTTTCACGAGCAGCTCATTCCACAGCATTTTAACTCCGAAATTGTTCACAGTGTCCCAGAAAAAGAAATCAACCTGTACAAAGTGACCAAAAAAGTTCCTGGCGCTtattaa